The region AAACCCGGCGGGCGCTTCGGTCACACAGTCACCGTGGCTCATCCAGACCGGCAGCTCGGCGGGAAGTTCGCGCAGCAGCACGCCGGCCTCCGCCCGGGGCCGCAGCGGCGTACCGCCGAACTCCCGGTTACCGGTGTGTGCCACCGTGCCGCCCAGCGCCTGGGCCATCGCCTGGAAGCCGTAGCAGATACCGAAAACCGGTACGCCGGCCTCGAACAGGGCCGCATCCACCTGCGGTGCGCCAGGCGCGTAGACGCTGGCCGGGCCGCCGGAGAGGATGATCGCCGCCGGATCCTTCGCCAGCATCTCGGCGACCGGCATCGAGTGCGGCACGATCTCCGAGTAGACCCTCGCCTCGCGTACGCGTCGCGCGATGAGCTGGGCGTACTGGGCTCCGAAGTCGATCACGAGGACGGGGCGCGGAGTGCTCATGGAGAAAGCGTACCGAGCGTGATGGGGGCACCCGCTCGCGGCTGTGCCACACCTCACCGGTGGCGCGACCCGGGGAATAGGTCGGTGATGTCAGGAAGGGCCACTTACCCCCGTACTCGTAACTCCTTGTAGGGGTAGCCGCGTTCTCTACACAGAGAACCCCCAGCATGTGCCCGGACCCGCAAAAGCGGCGATGCGGCCAGCCGATGACAGACCACGCTGGGCGGCGCAGGCCGCAAGTAGTGCCACGGGAAAGGGTCGAAGGATGACAGACACCGGGCAGGATCGGCCGGGCCACAGCCACCGGTGGCAACCCAACAGACGGGCCCGCAGCCGACAGCTCGCGGTGATCGTCACGGTCGTCGCACTGCTGGCTGGCACCGCGTACGCGACCAGTGCGCTCCTCTCCGGCAGCGACGACGGCCAGCCGTCCACCGATACCACCGCCTCGACCACATCTGGGCGGTCGACTCCATCAGCCAGCCCCACCCCGGAGCCCGGTGCCGGCATCACCGGACCGCTCAACCTCCTCCTCGTCGGCGTCGACACCCGGGTCAGTGAACCGAGCTGGGAACCGCACGGCGACGCCGTACTCGTCATGCACATCCCGAAGGGACTGGACCGGGCGTACCTCTTCTCCCTCCCCCGCGACCTGGTGGTGGACATCCCGGCCTTCCCCAAGGCCGGCTTCTCCGGGGCACGGACAAAACTCACCCACGCGATGAGCTACGGCAGCCGGGACCCGGCCGGCCGCAGGCCACCCAACACGGCCCAGGGTTTCGAACTGCTCGCCACCACCGTCAGCCGGTACACCGGGATCAACCGGCTCGACGCCGGTGGCGTGCTCACCTTCGGCGGCTTCGACAACCTGGTGGACGCGGTCGGCGGCGTGGACCTCTACATCGACCAGCGGGTGGTGTCCCGGCACCGTCGACCGGACGGCACCCACCGAGCCAGCGGACCGGGCGGCTACGTCGGCCCGCAGATGGTCTACGAGAAGGGCCAGCGTCACCTGACCGGCTGGCAGGCGCTGGACTATGCGCGACAGCGCTACATCAACGGCGGCGACTACTCCCGCCAGCGCCACCATCAGCAACTTGTCAAGGCCGTCACCCGAAAGATCCTCAGCCAGGACCTGACCCGCGACCCCGCCCGGCTCGACCAGGTGATGAACGCCGTCGGCAGCGGCTTCACCTTCCAGGGAAACGGCCGACGCGTGGTCGACTTCGCGTTCGCGCTCAGTGGGCTGTCGGTCGAGGCGATGACCCTGGTCGAGTTGCCCGGACACTCGGTGAGTGACGGCAGCGGCTATCTGGGCGAGCAACTCGACGACGTCAGCCGACGGTTCATCGCCGAGTTGCGCGCCGGTCGGGTCGCGGACTTCCTGGCGGCCAATCCGACGCTCGTCGTACCGCGCTAGACCCCCATGAGGGGCAGGCAGGGGCCCCTGCCAAGGCGGAAGGCGATAGGAAGGGGCCTCCTAACACCCGAGTGGGGTGTGCGGTGCCACCGGGGCGATACGGGCATACGGCCCGTCGGGGGCCGGCCGAGGGTCCGGGTCACCCCGATTGGGCCAGAACGACATCGCCCGCTCGGCCTGGGCGGTGATGGTCAGGGACGGGTTGACGCCGAGGTTCGCCGACACCGCCGCCCCGTCCAGCACGTGCAGCCCCGGGTAGCCGAACACCCGGTGGTACGCGTCGACCACCCCGTCCTCGGCCGACCGGCCGATCGCCGCCCCGCCGAGGATGTGCGCGGTCATCGGCACGTTGAACGGCTCGGAGATCGATCCGCCGGGGATCCCGCCGATCTCGTCGGCGAGTCGCCGTACCGCCTCGTTGCCCGGCGGAATCCAGGTCGGGTTGGGCGTGCCGTGCCCCTGGCTGGTGACCAGCCGCCGCCGACCGAACCAACCCCGGCGGTAGTGCGTGATCAGCGAGTTGTCGGCCGACTGCATGACCAGGGCGATGATGGTACGCCGGGACCAGTCCCGCACGGAGAGCAGCCGCAGGTAGGTCAACGGGGACCGGACCAGGGTGCCCAGCCAGCGCCGGAACCGGCGGGGTCCACCGTCCACAAGTGCGGTCTGGAGCAGTCCCATCAGGTTGGCACCGGGACCGTACCGGACGGGCTCGATGTGGGTCTGCGCGTCGGGGTGGAAGGAACTGGTGATGGCCACCCCGTCGGTGAAGTCCACACCCCGGCGGCGGGCGGCCGGTCGCGGCACGGCCGCACCGAGGATCGCCTCGGAGTTGGTCCGGGTCAGCGCGCCGACCCGGGGCGAGAGCTTCGGCAGCGCGCCGGTAGCGCGCAGCTTGTGCAACAGCCGCTGGGTGCCGAGCGCCCCGGCGGCGAAGACGACCTGGTTGGCGCGGAAGGTCCGCTGGCGGACGGGCAGCCAGGTGCCGGTGCGTACCGTCTCGATCTCGTAGCCGGCCCCGTCCGCTGCGGGCCGTACGCTCGTCACGGTGGTCGATGGGACCACCTGCGCGCCACGCTCCTCAGCCAACCACAGGTAGTTCTTCACCAGGGTGTTCTTGGCCCCGACCCGGCATCCGGTCATGCATGATCCGCAGTGGGTGCAGCCGGTGCGGTCCGGACCGAGGCCACCGAAGTAGGGGTCGGCGACCTGTTCCCCGGGCCGACCGAGGTACACCCCCACCGGGGTGGGGCGGACGGTGTGCCCGACCCCCATCTGGTCGGCCACCGCCCGCATCGCCCGGTCCGCGCTGGTCTGCACCGGGTACGTGGTGACGCCGAGCATCCGTTTCGCCCGCGCGTAGTGCGGGGCGAGTTCGGCCTGCCAGTCGGTGATGTCCCGCCACTGTGGGTCGGCGTAGAAATCGGGCAGCGGTTCGTAGAGGGTGTTGCCGTAGACGAGGGAGCCACCACCGACCCCGGCTCCGGAGAGCACCAACACCCCCGCCTCCCGCCGGGTGGCCGAGCGCAGCAGGGTGATCCGCTGGATGCCGTGGCAGCCCAGCTTCGGCGCCCAGAGGAAGCGCCGGAGCCGCCACGACGTCTTCGGGAACTCGTCGTCGGTGAACCGGCGACCGGCTTCGATCACCGCGACCGAGTAGCCCTTCTCGGCGGCCCGCAGCGCGGCCACGCTGCCGCCGAAGCCGGAGCCGATGACCACCACGTCGAAGCGCATGAGCAGCGATATTACCGGCGGGTAGGAGCGTGTCTACCCACCCGGTACGGGCGGCGCGCTGGTCCCGGACAGCCAGGTGCCCAGCACGGGACGAAGCGGTTTACCCGCCACCCGTTCGGCAACGGTGAAGAAGTCGTCGGTGGTCACGATGCCGTCACGCTTCTCCGCCGTCCAGGTCTTGAGGATCCGGAAGAACGCCTCGTCGCCGACGGTGAGCCGCAGTGCGTGCACCACGAGCGCACCCCGCTTGTAGACCGCCCGGCCGAACAGCTCCGTCGGACCGGGGTCGAGCGCCGGTCGCGCCCAGTCCGTGTTGGCGTACTCGGTGGTGAAGTTCTGCTGCACCGAGCGGCCACCGGCATGCTCCTCCCAGAGCCACTCGGCGTAGCTGGCGAAGCCCTCGTTGAGCCACATGTCGCTCCACCGGCGCAGCGAGACACTGTCGCCGAACCACTGGTGGGCCAGTTCGTGGGCGACCACGCCCAGTTCGGGGCCGCCACGGAAGAACACCGAGCCGTAGACCGGCCGGGACTGGGTCTCCAGGGCGTACCGGATCCGGTCGTCGTCGACCACGATCCCGCCGTACGCCTGGAACGGGTACGGCCCGAACTGGCTGACCAGGAAGTCGGCCACCTCCCCGGTGCGGGCCATCGCCTGCTCGGCGGCACCCCCCTTGGGCAGGCTCGACGCGACCGCGGTCACCATCGGCTTACCGCCGTGCGTACCGGTGACCACCCGGTAGTCACCGATCACCAGGGTGGTCAGGTAACTGGCCATCGGCACCCGCTCGGCCCACCGCCACGTGCTCCACCCGTCGGCGGTGTCGACCCCGAGCGGTATCCCGTTGCTCAGTGCGCTGAGCCCCGCCGGCACGGTGGCCTCGATCTCGTAGGTGGCCTTGTCCGAGGGGTGGTCGTTGACCGGGAACCAGGTGCTGGCCGATTCGGGCTGACCGAGGGCGATCGCCCCGTCCGGGGTATCGCTGAAGCCGTTCGACCCGAGCGCCGGGTTGGTGATCGGACGGGGCTTGCCACCGTAGTCGACCTTGACGGTGAACCGTTGGTCCTTGGCGATCGGCTGGCCGGGGATGACGACGAGTTCGTTGTCCCGGCGCTCGTTGCCGGCCTTGGCACCGTCCACCTCGACCGACTCGACGGTGAGGCCGGCCAGGTCGAGGTTGAACCGGGACAGCGCCTCGGTGGCGGTCGCGGCGATGGTGGCGACCCCGGTCAGCACGTCGCTGGCCGGGTCGTAGCGCACCTTCAGCGCATAGCTCGCCACGTCGTAGCCACCGTTGCCGTACGAGGGAAAGTAGGGGTCACCGATCCCGTCGGCAGCGGACGAGGAGCTTGAGCCGGTGGGGTCGGGCCGCGCGGTCGGGTCGGTGGAACCCCGACCACCGGTGCAGCCGGCCACCGCAAGCACCGACACCAGCAGCGCGGCGATCGCCGTACGCCTGGACCTGCTCATTGTCCTCCCCACGCTCTCGCCCACCGCACCTCCGCGCGTCGTGGTACGCCGGGGCGGGGCAGGACCAGAGTATTCATTGGGTGTCTCGCCTCCGCGCCACTACCGTGATCCCGACAGCGGTACGGACGAAGGAGTTCGACGATGCCCGGCAGCGAGTTGATGTCTCCGCTGGTCGATGCCCTGTCCCGCCATCGATCCGAGACGGCTGCGGAGACCGACGACGTCGAGCGGGTCCGCTCGCTGCTGTCGTCGGCCGACGATCCGTGGCACCGGTCGACGCCACTGCATTTGACCGTGTCGGCGGCGATCGTGCATCCACCGACCCGTCGGGTGCTGCTGCGCTGGCACGTACGCCAGCAGGCCTGGCTGCTGGTCGGCGGGCACGCCGACCAGGGCGAGACGGACCCGATGGTCGTCGCCCTCAGGGAGGGGCAGGAGGAGACCGGCCTCACCGACCTCACCCCCTGGCCCACCCGGGACGCCCGGGACGCCAGGGACGCCAGGGACGCCAGGGACGCCGCGCCGATCGTCCACGTCGTCGTCGTGCCGGTCGCACCGAACGCCACCGAGCCGGCCCACGAGCATGCCGACCTGCGGTTCGTGCTCGCCACCGACACACCGGACGCGATCCGGCTGGAGAACCCGACGGCGGAACTGCGCTGGCTGTCCGTCCCGGAGGCAGTGGCGACGGCCACGAAGCCCAACATCCGCGAGACGCTGTCCCGGGTCGGCCGACTGCTCGGCGACTGACCGTCGCCCCGCCGGCACCGAAGATCCCTCGGCTTGCCGGATCGTCCGCCATCCGCCAGCGGCGTTGACAGAGTGATTGGATGACCAGCAGCGGATCGGCGATGCCCCGCAGGCCGATCCGTGCCAGGATCGCCACGCAGATCCAGCTTGCCACCGGTGGCGGCGGCGTGACCCGGTTGGAGCTCTTCCTCGACCTGGTCTTCGTGTACGCCTTCCTCAACGTCACCAACCTGATGTCGGAAAACCTGAATCCCCGCGGTCTGCTTCAGGGGGCGTTGGTGGTGCTGCTGCTCTGGCGGTGCTGGATCTCATGCGCCTGGCTCGGCAACGTCATCCAACTGGATCGCGGTCTACTACCACCGATCATGGTCATGCTGACCACGGCGATCCTACTGATCAGCATTGCCATCCCGGAGGCGTTCACCGACCAGCCCGGCGGCCTGCCTGGTCCGCTCGTCTTCGCCATCAGTTTCCTACTGGTGCGCCTGGTCGTACTGGTGCTCGCGACGGAGGCGCAGCGGGACAGCATGCATAGGCGTGGGTCCCTCCTACGGGCCTGGACGCCAGTGGCAGGCAGCGCGTCGTTGCTGCTGCTCGCCGCCCTGCTGCCCGCGCACCTGCCCCCGAGCAGCAACCGAGAGCAGATCCGGCTGGCACTCTTCCTGGCTGCCACTGTCGTCGACTACATCAGCACGTGGAACGTTGGTGCGGGCAGTTGGCAGGTCGTCTCGACGCGACACTGGGCCGAACGGCACAGCCTGATCATGCTGATCGCGCTGGGCGAGACGATCATCTCGATCGGTACCAGTCGCGGTCTGGTCGGGGATCCGCCGATCACCTGGTCGGTCATTGGCGGCTCACTGCTGGCCATCGTCATCGTGGCCGTGCTGTGGTGGACCTACTTCGACATCGCCAGACCCGCCGTCGAGCAGGCGCTGGAACAGGCGTCTGGAGTCGCCAGATCACTGTTGGGTCGCGACGCCTACGTTCTGCTGCACCTGCCGATGATCGGTGGCCTCATCCTGCTTTCGCTCGGCTTCAAGCATGGCCTGAGCGCGACCGAGGGCACCACCGCACACGACTGGGACGCGTTGAGCACGGTCATCCTCTACAGCGGGGTCGGTCTCTACCTGCTCGGGCTGTTCGCCCTTGAGTGGCGTTCCATCCGCCTGGCCGGGCGTAGTCCGTTGCTCGGCATCGTTCTGGTCTCCGCTCTGCTCCCACTCGCCATCCGCCTGCCCGTGTTGGGTGCCCTGGCGCTGCTGGCGGCGGCCACCACCAGCCTGGTGGTGGCCGACCGCACCGTCTTCCGCCGCCGGCACCGCTCACTACACGAAGTGATCACGCCTACGGAGATCCAGGGCACCGACATCACGCCCAAGGAACTCTTCTTCGACCTGGTGTTCGTATACACGTTCATCCAGGTCATAGTCCTCATGGCCCGGCAACCATCCGTGGTCGGGTTGGTCCACGGGTTGACGGTCCTCGCTCTGTTGTGGTGGGTGTGGTGTCACTACGCCTGGTTGGGCAGCGCGGTACGGAGCGAGTCCGGCCCGGTACGGCTGGCGGTGCTGGTCATCGTGGCGCTGACCCTGGTGCTCGGGCTCGCCATCCCGCAGGCGTTCAGCCACGTCTCGGGCGGGCTACCCGGTCCGCTCATCGTGGTGACCTGCTACCTGCTGCTCCGCATCCTGCACATCAGCTCGTTCTGGCTGGTCGCACGGCGGAATCCGGGGTTACGCAGAAAGGTGTTGCGGGCCGCCGTCCCGGCGGCAGTGGCCGTGGCCCTGCTGCTCTACTCCGTACTGGCCTTTCCGCCGGCAGACGAGCCCGCCTCGATCAGTCCGATCGGGACGGTCCTCTGGGTCACGGCCGCCCTCGTGGAACTCGGTGGAGGTTACCTGGTCGGACGCACCAACTGGCAGATCCGCTCGGTCGAGCACTGGACCGAGCGGTACGCCCTGATCATCCTCATCGCGTTCGGCGAGGTCGTCATCTCGACGGGACTGGCCGTGGCCGATCAGCCGATCTCCGGGCCGGTCACCATCGCCATCACGCTCAGCGTCCTCATGTTGTCCACCCTCTGGTGGGTGTACTTCGGCATCGATGCCATCCTCGGACAGCGGATCATCGAGACCCGGACCGGCCTGGCCCAGTGGGCGCTGGCCCGAGACGCCTACACCTACCTACACCTGCCCATGGTCGTCGGGTTGGTGTCGTTGGCCTACGGTCTGCGCACCACCCTGGCACTGGTGGCGGACCGGCCCGACGCGGGATCGACGCCCTTGGGGCACGTCACCCTCTTCGGTGGAGTGGTCGTCTATCTTCTCGCCGACCAACTGTTCTGGTGGCGTATCCAACGTCCGGTGCGTTGGGTGCGCGTGGGCGGGGCACTGCTCGTGGCGACCCTGACGCCGGCAACGATGCCCCTGCCTGCGCTCTGGGCACTGGGCCTGCTCACCACCGTCAGCATCGGCCTCGTCATGATCGACTCGATTCGTTCCACCGGGCTTCGCCGGGCACTGTACGAGCCGCCCACCCAGACCCGATGAACGACGCCGTCCACGCCGACATCACGTGATCATCTGGCGCGTCCGTGTGCCGCGAGGGTGGCGAGGGCGCGCAGCGTGACACTGCCCCGCCACTCCACACGCTGTCCCGGGGACCAGTCGAGCCAGTCGAACATCCAGCCGCCGTCCGCCAGTTGGTCAGTCTCAAGCCGGTCCAACTCCGCGTCGATGTGCTCCGGTGCAAACAGGGCCCGGCTGCGCAGGTGCGGCCGTGGCGAAAGCACGAGCGCGGTGAGGCGCTCGTCCTCGGTGCCACCGGGG is a window of Micromonospora polyrhachis DNA encoding:
- a CDS encoding LCP family protein produces the protein MTDTGQDRPGHSHRWQPNRRARSRQLAVIVTVVALLAGTAYATSALLSGSDDGQPSTDTTASTTSGRSTPSASPTPEPGAGITGPLNLLLVGVDTRVSEPSWEPHGDAVLVMHIPKGLDRAYLFSLPRDLVVDIPAFPKAGFSGARTKLTHAMSYGSRDPAGRRPPNTAQGFELLATTVSRYTGINRLDAGGVLTFGGFDNLVDAVGGVDLYIDQRVVSRHRRPDGTHRASGPGGYVGPQMVYEKGQRHLTGWQALDYARQRYINGGDYSRQRHHQQLVKAVTRKILSQDLTRDPARLDQVMNAVGSGFTFQGNGRRVVDFAFALSGLSVEAMTLVELPGHSVSDGSGYLGEQLDDVSRRFIAELRAGRVADFLAANPTLVVPR
- a CDS encoding FAD-dependent oxidoreductase, which encodes MRFDVVVIGSGFGGSVAALRAAEKGYSVAVIEAGRRFTDDEFPKTSWRLRRFLWAPKLGCHGIQRITLLRSATRREAGVLVLSGAGVGGGSLVYGNTLYEPLPDFYADPQWRDITDWQAELAPHYARAKRMLGVTTYPVQTSADRAMRAVADQMGVGHTVRPTPVGVYLGRPGEQVADPYFGGLGPDRTGCTHCGSCMTGCRVGAKNTLVKNYLWLAEERGAQVVPSTTVTSVRPAADGAGYEIETVRTGTWLPVRQRTFRANQVVFAAGALGTQRLLHKLRATGALPKLSPRVGALTRTNSEAILGAAVPRPAARRRGVDFTDGVAITSSFHPDAQTHIEPVRYGPGANLMGLLQTALVDGGPRRFRRWLGTLVRSPLTYLRLLSVRDWSRRTIIALVMQSADNSLITHYRRGWFGRRRLVTSQGHGTPNPTWIPPGNEAVRRLADEIGGIPGGSISEPFNVPMTAHILGGAAIGRSAEDGVVDAYHRVFGYPGLHVLDGAAVSANLGVNPSLTITAQAERAMSFWPNRGDPDPRPAPDGPYARIAPVAPHTPLGC
- a CDS encoding M1 family metallopeptidase gives rise to the protein MSRSRRTAIAALLVSVLAVAGCTGGRGSTDPTARPDPTGSSSSSAADGIGDPYFPSYGNGGYDVASYALKVRYDPASDVLTGVATIAATATEALSRFNLDLAGLTVESVEVDGAKAGNERRDNELVVIPGQPIAKDQRFTVKVDYGGKPRPITNPALGSNGFSDTPDGAIALGQPESASTWFPVNDHPSDKATYEIEATVPAGLSALSNGIPLGVDTADGWSTWRWAERVPMASYLTTLVIGDYRVVTGTHGGKPMVTAVASSLPKGGAAEQAMARTGEVADFLVSQFGPYPFQAYGGIVVDDDRIRYALETQSRPVYGSVFFRGGPELGVVAHELAHQWFGDSVSLRRWSDMWLNEGFASYAEWLWEEHAGGRSVQQNFTTEYANTDWARPALDPGPTELFGRAVYKRGALVVHALRLTVGDEAFFRILKTWTAEKRDGIVTTDDFFTVAERVAGKPLRPVLGTWLSGTSAPPVPGG
- a CDS encoding NUDIX domain-containing protein, whose protein sequence is MPGSELMSPLVDALSRHRSETAAETDDVERVRSLLSSADDPWHRSTPLHLTVSAAIVHPPTRRVLLRWHVRQQAWLLVGGHADQGETDPMVVALREGQEETGLTDLTPWPTRDARDARDARDARDAAPIVHVVVVPVAPNATEPAHEHADLRFVLATDTPDAIRLENPTAELRWLSVPEAVATATKPNIRETLSRVGRLLGD
- a CDS encoding low temperature requirement protein A, whose amino-acid sequence is MTSSGSAMPRRPIRARIATQIQLATGGGGVTRLELFLDLVFVYAFLNVTNLMSENLNPRGLLQGALVVLLLWRCWISCAWLGNVIQLDRGLLPPIMVMLTTAILLISIAIPEAFTDQPGGLPGPLVFAISFLLVRLVVLVLATEAQRDSMHRRGSLLRAWTPVAGSASLLLLAALLPAHLPPSSNREQIRLALFLAATVVDYISTWNVGAGSWQVVSTRHWAERHSLIMLIALGETIISIGTSRGLVGDPPITWSVIGGSLLAIVIVAVLWWTYFDIARPAVEQALEQASGVARSLLGRDAYVLLHLPMIGGLILLSLGFKHGLSATEGTTAHDWDALSTVILYSGVGLYLLGLFALEWRSIRLAGRSPLLGIVLVSALLPLAIRLPVLGALALLAAATTSLVVADRTVFRRRHRSLHEVITPTEIQGTDITPKELFFDLVFVYTFIQVIVLMARQPSVVGLVHGLTVLALLWWVWCHYAWLGSAVRSESGPVRLAVLVIVALTLVLGLAIPQAFSHVSGGLPGPLIVVTCYLLLRILHISSFWLVARRNPGLRRKVLRAAVPAAVAVALLLYSVLAFPPADEPASISPIGTVLWVTAALVELGGGYLVGRTNWQIRSVEHWTERYALIILIAFGEVVISTGLAVADQPISGPVTIAITLSVLMLSTLWWVYFGIDAILGQRIIETRTGLAQWALARDAYTYLHLPMVVGLVSLAYGLRTTLALVADRPDAGSTPLGHVTLFGGVVVYLLADQLFWWRIQRPVRWVRVGGALLVATLTPATMPLPALWALGLLTTVSIGLVMIDSIRSTGLRRALYEPPTQTR